A genomic region of Archangium lipolyticum contains the following coding sequences:
- a CDS encoding Ig-like domain-containing protein, with amino-acid sequence MVQTSALLTALLVSLAGTPAAALLGGLDSTPPQLKIIRPGGSAVLQGQVALEVEAEDGLLGSGVARVEFQVDSTTNTWVALSGSLLSTKYRGVWASTSVTDGSHNIFVRATDNSGNQRLVSVLVVVGNPPAAPSGVKLTAPPVPSNGGFLDVSWNANAEADLAGYAVYRSTKAGGPYTRVTGTQSTFHRDDLLNIGTTYHYVVAAVDVAGNESSFSAEVSDTPRDTLPPRVYATSPSLGGTDFAEIDWLTDERSTSQVEYGTTSSLGSATSLDLNLTQNHHVRLSNLQPGTTYFFKVRSMDAAGNGSVSPVLSFTTQVDHPPAVSIVNLSNGAMLRESIRLQIQAVDQVHLSRVEYTVDGLFWRSTSYNSQTGYYEGLIDTSTLSEGSHMVGARATDNRGQESLALIEVWIDRSPAVVGLAGPEEQKHFAGGKEHRVRMAASDRGSGIAAMEWQVYLVPAGAELEVAPEPDPAAWQPLPFNARSGLYETGWRAPVVVVAQRGFLYARATDGAGRSTTFVREIEVLAHGRDFQFTGTRGEEVSGTVAIEPIGAEGGNRVGVQVEGRFLTPGATYQVTVSGAGESYTAELVADEQGRGVAQVETDTWMTDAFSATVTPSGSGF; translated from the coding sequence GTGGTACAGACTTCGGCGCTGCTCACCGCGCTGCTCGTGTCCCTCGCGGGGACGCCAGCGGCCGCGCTGCTCGGCGGGCTGGACTCGACGCCCCCCCAGCTCAAGATCATCCGGCCCGGCGGCTCCGCCGTCCTCCAGGGCCAGGTGGCCCTCGAGGTCGAGGCGGAAGACGGGCTGCTGGGCTCGGGAGTAGCCCGGGTGGAGTTCCAGGTGGATTCCACCACGAACACCTGGGTGGCGCTGTCCGGGAGCCTGCTGTCGACGAAGTACCGGGGCGTCTGGGCGAGCACGTCCGTGACGGATGGCAGCCACAACATCTTCGTCCGCGCCACGGACAACTCCGGGAACCAGCGGCTCGTGTCCGTGCTGGTGGTGGTGGGCAATCCGCCCGCCGCGCCCTCGGGGGTGAAGCTGACGGCGCCACCGGTCCCCAGCAATGGTGGCTTCCTGGACGTCTCCTGGAACGCCAACGCGGAGGCGGACCTGGCGGGTTATGCCGTGTACCGGAGCACCAAGGCCGGTGGCCCGTACACGCGGGTGACCGGCACCCAGAGCACCTTCCACCGGGATGATCTGCTGAACATCGGCACCACCTACCATTACGTGGTGGCGGCGGTGGACGTGGCCGGCAACGAGTCCTCCTTCTCCGCCGAGGTCTCGGACACGCCCAGGGACACCCTGCCCCCGCGCGTGTACGCGACGAGCCCCTCGCTGGGAGGGACGGACTTCGCCGAAATCGACTGGCTCACGGACGAGCGCTCGACCTCGCAGGTCGAGTACGGCACCACCAGCTCCCTGGGCAGTGCGACGAGCCTGGACCTCAACCTCACCCAGAACCACCACGTGCGCCTGTCGAACCTGCAGCCGGGCACGACGTACTTCTTCAAGGTCCGCTCGATGGACGCGGCCGGCAATGGTTCGGTCTCGCCGGTGCTCTCGTTCACCACCCAGGTGGACCACCCGCCGGCCGTGAGCATCGTGAACCTGTCCAACGGGGCCATGCTCCGGGAGTCCATCCGTCTGCAGATCCAGGCCGTCGATCAGGTGCACCTGTCCCGGGTCGAGTACACGGTCGATGGCCTCTTCTGGCGGAGCACGTCCTACAACAGCCAGACCGGGTACTACGAGGGACTGATCGACACGAGCACCCTGTCGGAGGGCTCCCACATGGTCGGTGCTCGCGCCACCGACAACCGGGGACAGGAGTCGCTGGCGCTGATCGAGGTGTGGATCGATCGTTCTCCCGCGGTCGTGGGGCTGGCCGGTCCGGAGGAGCAGAAGCACTTCGCGGGCGGGAAGGAGCACCGGGTGCGGATGGCCGCGAGCGACCGGGGCTCGGGCATCGCCGCCATGGAGTGGCAGGTGTACCTGGTGCCGGCCGGAGCGGAGCTGGAGGTGGCGCCGGAGCCGGATCCCGCCGCCTGGCAGCCGCTCCCGTTCAACGCGCGGTCCGGGCTGTACGAGACGGGCTGGCGGGCCCCCGTGGTGGTGGTCGCGCAGCGCGGCTTCCTGTATGCGCGGGCCACGGACGGAGCCGGGAGGAGCACCACCTTCGTGCGGGAGATCGAGGTCCTGGCCCACGGGCGTGACTTCCAGTTCACCGGCACCAGGGGCGAGGAGGTGTCCGGCACGGTGGCCATCGAGCCCATCGGGGCCGAGGGAGGCAATCGCGTCGGCGTGCAGGTGGAGGGCCGGTTCCTGACGCCGGGAGCCACCTACCAGGTGACGGTGAGCGGCGCCGGGGAGTCGTACACGGCGGAGCTCGTCGCGGACGAGCAGGGCCGGGGTGTGGCTCAGGTGGAGACCGACACCTGGATGACGGACGCGTTCTCCGCGACCGTCACCCCGTCCGGCTCCGGCTTCTGA